ATTGATTACCTTCCTCGCGTATGTATAAGACCGAATCCATTCTTTTTCGAAATCGATTTCGAAAAAGAACTACTAATCCTTAACTTTTCGAGGAATCCTTCATCAGTGGTTGTGAATGACTGACTTTTTCAATCCTTTCGACCTTGGTTCCGTAGGAGCAAGTCAGAAAGGTTGAGAAATAGAACCATCTGATTTGATTCGTTCCCAATAGCCATGAGATGATCATCTTAGGGTGATCCTTTTGTCAACGGATGCTCCTATTACACTCGTAGTCTCTGAAGGATGAGAACCCACTATGTAGCATCTACATCGATAATTCAAGCATTGTATACGTCATTAGTCCGATTCTTTGTAGGAACTACCCGTAATAACGAACTTGCAAAATGGATCTGTTTATCATAAAGAGATTCGTTGTTCCTGACCCTGCTTCACCTTAATTGTTATTTGAACAAAAAGATCACAATAAACTTTTGGTAAAAGTTCTATCTTGGTCGGAGTGGGGATAGCATTTCTCTTCTGCATGTCTATGGAGTTTTGCAAAACCCAAACACCTCAGAGATAGATATAGAGGTAGGAATTTGTCGAACGAACCACACTCCTTCGTAGACGTCAGGAGTCCATTGATGAAAAGGGGCTGGGGAAAGCTTGAACCCAAGTCCTACAGTGATGGATATAAGCGCAATTGAAATTCCTGGGGAGTTATACATTTGTGTATTGATAAGACCGTTCACAATTTCTTGAAGCTCGATCTCCCCCCCAGATGAACCATATAGCCAAGAGAAACCATGAACCAGAATAGAAGAGCTTGCCCCACCCATGAGTAAATATTTCATAGTAGCCTCATTAGACCGTAGATCTCTCTTGGTATATCCAGACAATAGGTAGGAACATAAACTGAAACATTCTGGAGCTACAAAGATAGTTATTAAATCGTTAGCACCACATAAAAACATTCCCCCTAGAGTAGCTGTTAATACGAATAACAGAAACTCTGTTATAGCCATTtctgtacattcaatgtactctacGGATAGAGGAATACATAAAGTTGAACATAATAAAATGAGAAATTGAAAGATTTCGTTGAAATTGTTCGTTTGGAAATTTCCCGAAAAGCTAATTATAGGTTCTTCTCTCCATCGGAACAATAGGGCCGTTATGCTTATTACTAAACTTGTTGAAGAGATGAAATAGAACCAAGGTCTATCTTTTTGATCAGAGGTTGAATCGATCATCAGAAGAAGAATTAGGCCAAAAATTAGGATACATTCTGGGAAAATGAAACTTCCATTGAAGAGAAGCAAATGAAACGCTTTCATAAAAATTCTCGTAGAATCGAGAATGAAGTTTTCATTCTGTACATGCCAGATCATGAATTAGTAACTGCATCCAATCTCCGAAAAGTCCCGATTGTTTCGATTTTTGAAATGGGATATTTACGGAATCCCCATGAATAGGATCAAACCTTATTCCATGCTATTTCCATaagattcttctttcttattcttaagcaagccctcgagagggcttagttgatcatgatttctgttttctctttcttttcctttttgtttgtttCGAGAAAGATATCGTCCGATTCTCCTTCTATTGATTCTTTTCCGATCGAGATGTACGGATCCATGTGTCTACATACATAGATTCTGTTCATGGATTAACGAAAATGTGCAAGAGCTCTATTTGCCTCTGCCATTCTATGAGTCGCTTCCTTTTTGCGTATGGCACCCCCACTCCCTTTGGCAGCATCTACTAATTCGGAACTTAATTTGAAAGCCATATTTCGACCCGGACGCTTTTGGGATGCTTCTAATAACCAACGAATGGCAAGTGCTCTTCCTTGTTTAGATCCTATTTCAATCGGAACTTTCCGCGTCGATCCTTTTTTATTACGTCTTGTTTTTACTCCTATATTGGGAGTTACTCTACGTATTGCTTGACGTAAAACCAATAGTGGATTTGTTTCTGTCTTTTGTTGAATCTTTTTCACGGCTCGATAGAGAATTTGATAagccaatgatttttttccgtctTTCATAATACGGTTAACCACCATGTTAACTAATCGATTACGAAAAATTGGATCGGATTTTGCAGTTCTTTTTTCTGCAGTACCTCGACGTGACATGAGCGTGAAAGAGGTTCAAGAATCCGTTTTCTTTTTATAAGGGCTAAAATCacttatttttttggctttttgaccccaTATTGTAGGGTGGATCTCGAAAGATAGGAAAGATCTCCCTCCAAGCCGTACATACGACTTTCATCGAATACGGCTTTCCACAGAATTCTATAGGGATCTATGAGATCGAGTATGGAATTCTGTTTACTCACTTTAAATTGAGTATCCGTTTCCCTCCTTTTCCCGCTAGGATCGGAAATCCTGTATTTTCCATATCCATACGATCGAGTCCTTAGGTTTCCGAAATAGTGTAATGGAAAAAGAAGTGCTTCGAATCATTGCTATTTGACTCGGACCTGTTCTGAAAAAGTCGAGGTATTTCGAATTGTTTGTTGACACGGACAAAGTAAGGGAAAACCTCTGAAAGAATTTCCATATTGACCTTGGACATATAAGAGTTCCGAATCGAATCTCTTTAGAAAGAGGATCTTTTGTCTCATGGTAGCCTGCTCCAGTCCCCTTACGAAACTTTCGTTATTGGGTTAGCCATACACTTCACATGTTTCTAGCGATTCACATGGCATCATCAAATGATACAAGTCTTGGATAAGAATCTACAACGCACTAGAACGCCCTTGTTGACGATTCTTTACTGCGACAGCATCTAGGGTTCCTCGAATAATGCGATATCTCACACCGGGTAAATCCTTAACCCTTCCTCCTCTTACTAATACTACAGAATGTTCTTGTAAATTATGGCCAATACCAGGTATATAAGCAGTGATTTCAAATCCAGAGGTTAATCGTACTCTGGCAACTTTACGTAAGGCAGAGTTGGGTTTTTTGGGGTTGATAGTGGAAAAGTCGACAGATAAGTCACCCTTACTGTCCCTTTACAGAACCGTACATGAGATTTTCACCTCATacggctcctcggtcaattctttcGAAGGGATCCTTTTCCTCGTTCGAGAGTCTCCGCCCTTCTTCCACTCCGTCCCGAAGACTAACTAAGACCAATTGAGTCACGTTTTCATGTTCTAATTGAACACTTTCCATTTATGATATGATTAAAGGAGAAGATTGTTCTTTTACCAAACATATGCGGATCAAATCACGTCTTATAATAAGAAGAAATCTTTCTCGGTATCAATCCCCTTGCCCCTCATTCTTTGAGAATCAGAAGGATCCTTTTCGAGTTTCCATTTCTTCATTTGGAATCTGGGCTCTTCTATCTTCGACTTATTTTTTTGGCTTTAttctttatttatttcatttcgaTTTTTCCCTCTTCCTCTATCCCTATCCTCTAGGTACAGCGTTTGCATCAATAGAGAACCTTTTCCTCTGTATGAATCTATATTATTCCATTCCAATTTCTTCCCGAAACTTCCCAAGAAAAATCCCGAATTGGATCCAAAATTGACGGGTTAATGTGAGCTTATCCATGCGGTTAGGCACTCTTCAAATAGGAATCCATTTTCTAACTGGCTTTCGTGCTTTGGTGAGTTGTCCGAGATCTTTTCGATGACCTATGTTGTGTTGAAGGGATATCTATATGATCCGATCGATTGCATAAGACCCGCGGTAGCAATAGAACGGGGAAAGTATACAGAAAAgacagttcttttcaatttcgattatctatatattagttcgtttctatttctagatatctatttctatatattagtattagttagtagtACTATTCTATTAGTTACCGATCCCGGCTCTGTGAGTTCTTTCTTCCGTGATGAACTGTCGGCACCAGTCCTACATTTTTTTCTCTGTGGACCGAGGAGAAAGGGGGCTCAGCAGGAAGAGGATTGTACCATGAGAGAAGCACGGAGGTCAACCCGCTTCAAATATGGAACATGGATTCTGGCAATGCAACGGAGTTGGGTCCTCATATCGATCCGAATGAATCAGTCTTTCTACAGAGGTCAATCTTTGCCTATTAGGCAAGAGGATAGCAAGTTCTAAATTCTGTCTCGGTAggacatggatttctattactATGAAATTCATAAATGAAAATGAAGTAGTTAATGGGAGGGCTACCGttatcctttttcttgtatgTGTTCCTAAGAGAAGTAATTTGTCCTCATGTTTCGAGGTCTCAAGAAAAGGGCGTGGAAACAGATAGAAACTCTTGAATGGAAATTGAAAAGAAATGTAGCCCCAGTTCCTTCGGAAATGGTAAGATCtttggcgcaagaagaaggggcGACCCATATCATCTTGACTTGGTTCTGCTTCCCCTCTTTTTTTAAGAATACCGAGTCGGGTTCTTCTCCTACCAGTATCGAATAGAACATGCTGAACAAGATCTTCTTCATGGAAACCTGCTCGATTTAGATCGGGAAAATCGTACAGATTTTATGAAACCATGTGCGATGGCTCGAATCCATAGTCAATCCTACTTTCGATAGGACCGGTTGACAATTGAATCCAATTTTTCCCATTATTTGACTATCCATAATAGTGCGTAAAGAAAGCCCGGAGGAAGAGTGGCCTTGAGTTTCTCGCCCCTTTGCCTTAGGATTCGTTAATTCTCTTTCTCGATGGGACGGGGAAGGGATATAACTCAGCGGTAGAGTGTCACCTTGACGTGGTGGAAGTCATCAGTTCGAGCCTGATTATCCCTAAACCCAATGTGAGTTTTTTCTATTTTGACTTACTCCCCCGCCACGAGCGAACGAGAATGGATAAGAGGCTTGTGGGATTGACGTGATAGGGTAGGGTTGGCTATACTGCTGGTGGCGAACTCCAGGCTAATAATCTGAAGCGCATGGATACAAGTTATCCTTGGAAGGAAAGACAATTCCGAATCTGCTTTGTCTACGAATAAGGAAGCTATAAGTAATGCAACTATGAATCTCATGGAGAGTTTGATCCTGGCTCAGGATGAACGCTGGCggcatgcttaacacatgcaagTCGAACGGGAAGTGGTGTTTCCAGTGGCGAACGGGTGAGTAACGCGTAAGAACCTGCCCTTGGGAGGGGAACAACAACTGGAAACGGTTGCTAATACCCCGTAGGCTGAGGAGCAAAAGGAGAAATCCGCCCAAGGAGGGGCTCGCGTCTGATTAGCTAGTTGGTGAGGCAATAGCTTACCAAGGCGATGATCAGTAGCTGGTCCGAGAGGATGATCAGCCACACTGGGACTGAGACACGGCCCAGACTCCTACGGGAGGCAGCAGTGGGGAATTTTCCGCAATGGGCGAAAGCCTGACGGAGCAATGCCGCGTGGAGGTGGAAGGCCTACGGGTCGTCAACTTCTTTTCTCGGAGAAGAAACAATGACGGTATCTGAGGAATAAGCATCGGCTAACtctgtgccagcagccgcggtaagacAGAGGATGCAAGCGTTATCCGGAATGATTGGGCGTAAAGCGTCTGTAGGTGGCTTTTCAAGTCCGCCGTCAAATCCCAGGGCTCAACCCTGGACAGGCGGTGGAAACTACCAAGCTGGAGTACGGTAGGGGCAGAGGGAATTTCCGGTGGAGCGGTGAAATGCATTGAGATCGGAAAGAACACCAACGGCGAAAGCACTCTGCTGGGCCGACACTGACACTGAGAGACGAAAGCTAGGGGAGCAAATGGGATTAGAGACCCCAGTAGTCCTAGCCGTAAACGATGGATACTAGGTGCTGTGCGACTCGACCCGTGCAGTGCTGTAGCTAACGCGTTAAGTATCCCGCCTGGGGAGTACGTTCGCAAGAATGAAACTCAAAGGAATTGACGGGGGCCCGCACAAGCGGTGGAGCATGTGGTTTAATTCGATGCAAAGCGAAGAACCTTACCAGGGCTTGACATGCCGCGAATCCTCTTGAAAGAGAGGGGTGCCCTCGGGAACGCGGACACAGGTGGTGCATGGCTGTCGTCAGCTCGTGCCGTAAGGTGTTGGGTTAAGTCTCGCAACGAGCGCAACCCTCGTGTTTAGTTGCCACTATGAGTTTGGAACCCTGAACAGACCGCCGGTGTTAagccggaggaaggagaggatgaggccAAGTCATCATGCCCCTTATGCCCTGGGCGACACACGTGCTACAATGGGCGGGACAAAGGGTCGCGATCTCGCGAGGGTGAGCTAACTCCAAAAACCCGTCCTCAGTTCGGATTGCAGGCTGCAACTCGCCTGCATGAAGCAGGAATCGCTAGTAATCGCCGGTCAGCCATACGGCGGTGAATCCGTTCCCGGgccttgtacacaccgcccgtcacaCTATAGGAGCTGGCCATGTTTGAAGTCATTACCCTTAACCGTAAGGAGGGGGATGCCTAAGGCTAGGCTTGCGACTGGagtgaagtcgtaacaaggtagcCGTACTGGAAGGTGCGGCTGGATCACCTCCTTTTCAGGGAGAGCTAATGCTTATGCTTATTGGGTATTTTGGTTTGACACTTCTTCACGCCCAAAAAGAAGGCAGCTACGTCTGAGCTAAACTTGGATATGGAAGTCTTCTTTCGTTTAGGGTGAAGTAAGACCAAGCTCATCAGCTTATTATCCTAGGTCGTAACAAATTAGTTGATAGTGATAGGATCCCTTTTTTGACGTCCCCATGTCCCCCCTGTGGTGTGGCGGCATGGGGATGTCAAAAGGAAAGGGATGGAGTTTTTCTCGCTTTTGGCGTAGCAGGCCTCCCTTTGGGAGGCCCGCGCGACGGGCTATTAGCTCAGTGGTAGAGCGCGCCCCTGATAATTGCGTCGTTGTGCCTGGGCTGTGAGGGCTCTCAGCCACATGGATAGTTCAATGTGCTCATCAGCGCCTGACCCGAAGATGTGGATCATCCAAGGCACATTAGCATGGCGTACTCCTCCTGTTTGAATCGGAGTTTGAAACCAAACAAACTTCTCCTCAGGAGGATAGATGGGGCGATTCAGGTGAGATCCCATGTAGATCTAACTTTCTATTCACTCGTGGGATCCGGGCGGTCCGGGGGGGGGCCACCACGGCTCCTCTCTTCTCGAGAATCCATACATCCCTTATCAGTGTATGGAGAGCTATCTCTCGAGCACAGGTTGAGGTTCGTCCTCAATGGGAAAATGGAGCACCTAACAACGCATCTTCACA
The Hordeum vulgare subsp. vulgare unplaced genomic scaffold, MorexV3_pseudomolecules_assembly, whole genome shotgun sequence DNA segment above includes these coding regions:
- the LOC123419995 gene encoding NAD(P)H-quinone oxidoreductase subunit 2 B, chloroplastic-like; the protein is MIWHVQNENFILDSTRIFMKAFHLLLFNGSFIFPECILIFGLILLLMIDSTSDQKDRPWFYFISSTSLVISITALLFRWREEPIISFSGNFQTNNFNEIFQFLILLCSTLCIPLSVEYIECTEMAITEFLLFVLTATLGGMFLCGANDLITIFVAPECFSLCSYLLSGYTKRDLRSNEATMKYLLMGGASSSILVHGFSWLYGSSGGEIELQEIVNGLINTQMYNSPGISIALISITVGLGFKLSPAPFHQWTPDVYEGVWFVRQIPTSISISEVFGFCKTP
- the LOC123419996 gene encoding 30S ribosomal protein S7, chloroplastic, yielding MSRRGTAEKRTAKSDPIFRNRLVNMVVNRIMKDGKKSLAYQILYRAVKKIQQKTETNPLLVLRQAIRRVTPNIGVKTRRNKKGSTRKVPIEIGSKQGRALAIRWLLEASQKRPGRNMAFKLSSELVDAAKGSGGAIRKKEATHRMAEANRALAHFR